A single Paenibacillus sp. FSL R5-0517 DNA region contains:
- a CDS encoding DUF3169 family protein encodes MNRTTSPSKKNKMRLPLYAAGGAVVGFLGASGINKIPSNLNWTLSVYYDYDLLFALLAASVVVMMLWNTLSLVRTPSVPPTEDEVYGDSDSLISPAERSLGKAMILSGLSVIVAFTWIALALSLNASNRNMPNFPELFNLMNLFAACISIIIVVILQTLTVKRYNRYFPDRALDLNSRNMKKDHFEKLDEGEKWIVYRAAYRSFLMMNILLGIGMVSMVLYSALFSFAPFPIVMLSVIWIVNIGIYYRETYRASNQ; translated from the coding sequence ATGAACAGAACAACTTCCCCGTCCAAAAAGAACAAGATGCGTCTTCCGTTGTATGCGGCAGGTGGTGCTGTAGTCGGTTTTCTCGGAGCCAGCGGAATCAACAAAATTCCATCTAATTTGAATTGGACGTTGTCCGTTTACTATGACTATGATCTTTTATTTGCATTACTGGCTGCTTCAGTGGTGGTTATGATGTTGTGGAACACGCTCAGTCTTGTTCGTACGCCATCTGTGCCTCCAACGGAAGATGAGGTGTATGGAGATTCTGACTCACTCATCTCTCCCGCTGAGCGTTCCCTCGGAAAAGCGATGATTCTCAGCGGATTGAGCGTTATTGTTGCGTTTACCTGGATCGCACTTGCTCTGTCCTTAAACGCTTCCAACAGAAACATGCCGAATTTTCCCGAACTGTTTAACCTCATGAATCTCTTTGCTGCGTGTATCTCTATTATCATCGTCGTTATACTGCAAACACTGACTGTGAAGCGATACAATCGCTATTTCCCTGATCGCGCACTGGATCTGAATTCACGCAACATGAAGAAGGATCATTTCGAGAAACTGGATGAAGGTGAGAAATGGATCGTATACCGTGCAGCCTATCGTTCTTTTCTGATGATGAACATTTTGCTTGGGATCGGCATGGTCTCCATGGTGTTATATTCAGCCCTCTTTAGCTTTGCTCCATTCCCAATTGTAATGCTCTCCGTCATCTGGATTGTCAACATTGGAATCTATTATCGTGAAACCTATCGTGCGAGTAATCAGTAA
- a CDS encoding ABC transporter substrate-binding protein, which translates to MDVSEHYIQLRLNFPHVHYEQEVHTTVGELADLLCCTMRNMNLIINKFKENGWVRWNPQRGRGKKSMLLFCVPLLTVARKRFDDLLNGNRMEDAYELAATLPITMREHLMKQMQTQFGLLSNEGDRGRVDTLRIPQNTPFKTLDPTQTGMWGEVFIITEVFDRLVRYNGERQVCEPSLAMAWESDADGREWTFYLHKGIPFHHGRILDAEDVKFTFDRIISNKSNPCRPLFGSIESIEAYDLLTVRFVLNMPNFMFPDLMSSMCASILPRDVEMNPLHPIGTGPYRLTRHDSKLLVLEVFLAYFRGRAYVDRVEVWQLPHSAKAESIIKHDLFPDAEPRAVQHEIQGGVYMTFNMQKEGPQHDVNFRRAVQQLLNAHELSEAIGSTNTQAAYSLIRGRVQEQQPTVGADQGELWKKHSEQSNFSVTPIPALSVETSLAQAAALLRRSSYQGQSLSLWVEEGEKMEADMVWFAERCKQIGLHINIMPGDPVHAVYQDGFRDCDLIYTGEVFNDHVMLSLVTMYTFRNTLFLIAMNDYWRHELEQECGRVVMIQEPEERLGRLIQLEDRLIQEALLLPAYSFREEHAHHDSLRDYRVAGYGLPDLRRLWVKRKPGAEQEDGSYPVYIPLW; encoded by the coding sequence ATGGACGTATCAGAACATTACATTCAACTGCGGTTGAACTTCCCACATGTGCATTATGAACAAGAAGTACATACAACGGTAGGTGAACTCGCTGATCTTTTATGTTGCACCATGCGTAATATGAACCTCATTATAAACAAATTCAAGGAGAACGGATGGGTCAGGTGGAACCCACAGCGTGGGAGAGGCAAAAAATCGATGCTGTTATTTTGTGTCCCTTTGCTTACTGTGGCGCGTAAACGGTTCGACGATTTACTGAATGGCAACAGGATGGAGGATGCCTATGAACTGGCCGCCACCTTGCCAATTACGATGCGAGAACATTTGATGAAGCAAATGCAGACTCAATTCGGCCTGCTTTCGAATGAAGGAGACAGAGGCCGGGTGGATACATTGCGGATTCCGCAGAATACACCTTTTAAGACTCTCGACCCTACGCAGACGGGGATGTGGGGAGAAGTATTCATTATTACAGAGGTCTTTGATCGTTTGGTTCGTTATAATGGGGAACGCCAAGTCTGCGAACCGAGTCTGGCTATGGCATGGGAGAGTGATGCGGATGGACGGGAATGGACCTTTTATCTGCACAAAGGCATACCTTTTCATCATGGAAGGATCCTGGATGCAGAGGACGTCAAGTTTACCTTTGATCGAATTATCTCTAATAAGAGTAACCCGTGCAGGCCGCTGTTTGGTTCCATTGAGAGCATAGAGGCGTATGACCTGTTGACTGTACGTTTTGTGTTGAATATGCCCAACTTCATGTTCCCGGATCTGATGAGCAGTATGTGTGCATCTATCCTGCCTAGAGATGTGGAGATGAACCCGCTTCATCCGATTGGAACAGGACCTTATCGATTGACTCGTCATGATTCGAAGCTGCTTGTACTTGAGGTATTTCTGGCCTATTTCAGAGGGCGTGCTTATGTAGATCGCGTTGAAGTATGGCAGCTTCCCCACTCGGCAAAGGCGGAGTCCATCATCAAGCATGATTTATTTCCGGATGCGGAGCCTCGTGCAGTGCAGCATGAGATACAGGGCGGTGTGTATATGACGTTTAATATGCAAAAGGAAGGGCCGCAGCATGATGTGAATTTTCGCCGGGCTGTTCAACAGTTATTGAATGCACATGAGCTGTCGGAAGCGATCGGGAGCACAAACACACAGGCTGCTTACAGTTTGATTCGAGGACGAGTACAGGAACAGCAACCAACAGTGGGTGCGGATCAAGGGGAGTTATGGAAAAAGCATTCCGAACAATCGAATTTTTCTGTCACACCTATACCCGCACTTTCCGTGGAGACCTCACTGGCGCAGGCCGCGGCATTATTACGTCGTAGCTCATACCAAGGGCAGAGTTTAAGTCTATGGGTGGAAGAAGGAGAGAAGATGGAGGCAGACATGGTCTGGTTTGCAGAGAGATGTAAACAGATCGGCCTACATATCAACATTATGCCGGGAGATCCGGTCCATGCAGTCTATCAAGATGGGTTCAGGGACTGTGATCTGATCTATACAGGAGAAGTCTTCAATGATCATGTCATGCTGAGCCTCGTGACGATGTATACCTTCCGGAACACGTTATTCCTGATTGCGATGAATGATTACTGGAGACATGAACTGGAACAGGAATGCGGACGTGTGGTGATGATTCAAGAACCTGAGGAGCGGTTGGGAAGATTGATTCAGCTGGAAGATCGACTGATACAGGAGGCGCTGCTTCTGCCCGCGTACAGCTTCAGGGAAGAACATGCCCATCATGATTCGCTGCGAGATTATCGTGTTGCGGGGTATGGTCTGCCTGATCTGCGCAGACTGTGGGTGAAAAGAAAGCCTGGTGCCGAGCAAGAGGATGGGAGTTATCCGGTGTATATTCCGTTGTGGTAG
- a CDS encoding MFS transporter, with amino-acid sequence MKYADLHPNIRIRIITDFFTDLTQKSIIPFMAIYLSVQIGAGVAGLLLTVNIAASMIVGLWAGYWSDRMGRKKLMVIAQTLQVVALLCLAIANSPWMDSIIVTCLMFLLSSLSSGITVPIANAMIVDVSSEHERHYVYGLQYWTTNVAVTFGALLGGLFFESFRFLLFSLVCLESMVTLFILVFMIRETMEKRAPNHGDQSNHSGPSTRILESDAPIQRNILKTYRAVFQDKRFMVFFTATVLAVSLEFQLDKYIAVRLKSEFTAQLFGSDISGLRMFSLIMIINTVLVALVAIPFSRWMGRFQSRAIMSVGMCLYTAGFAVLAFSNWAWLLISSAILLTIGELMYAPVRQVMLAGMIPDSDRAAYMVADGLSYNVAALLGSIGLTIGAFLPSYVMAVLYVLMGLAALVFFRMSLRKTEEQHQHLACAEAS; translated from the coding sequence ATGAAATACGCCGATCTGCACCCTAACATCCGAATACGTATCATTACAGATTTTTTCACCGATCTGACTCAGAAGTCCATCATTCCATTCATGGCGATCTATCTGAGTGTTCAGATTGGCGCAGGTGTGGCAGGGTTATTGCTGACGGTCAATATTGCGGCTTCCATGATTGTGGGTTTGTGGGCAGGATATTGGTCGGATCGAATGGGACGGAAGAAATTAATGGTGATTGCACAAACTTTGCAGGTCGTGGCTCTACTTTGTTTGGCTATTGCCAACTCGCCATGGATGGATTCGATCATCGTCACTTGTCTCATGTTTCTGCTCAGCAGTCTAAGTTCAGGGATCACAGTGCCGATTGCGAATGCCATGATTGTCGATGTAAGCAGTGAACATGAACGTCATTATGTATATGGGTTACAATATTGGACAACAAACGTTGCTGTAACCTTTGGCGCACTGTTGGGCGGGCTATTTTTCGAATCATTTCGTTTCTTATTATTCAGTCTGGTGTGCCTGGAAAGTATGGTTACGCTGTTTATATTAGTCTTTATGATTCGGGAAACAATGGAAAAACGTGCACCCAATCATGGAGATCAATCCAATCATTCCGGTCCATCCACCAGAATATTGGAATCCGATGCTCCCATCCAGAGGAACATACTGAAAACGTACCGGGCGGTCTTTCAGGACAAACGTTTCATGGTATTTTTCACGGCTACGGTCCTTGCCGTTTCCCTGGAATTCCAGTTGGATAAATATATTGCGGTTCGTCTAAAAAGTGAATTCACCGCCCAACTGTTCGGCTCAGATATCTCTGGTCTGCGTATGTTCAGCCTGATTATGATCATCAACACTGTACTGGTTGCATTGGTTGCAATCCCATTCTCTAGATGGATGGGCCGTTTCCAGTCCCGAGCGATCATGTCTGTCGGTATGTGCCTGTATACCGCAGGTTTCGCCGTTCTTGCTTTCAGCAACTGGGCTTGGCTACTTATATCATCCGCTATATTGCTGACCATTGGAGAATTGATGTACGCCCCTGTTCGTCAGGTCATGCTAGCCGGTATGATCCCAGATTCGGACCGGGCTGCCTACATGGTTGCTGACGGGTTGAGCTATAACGTGGCAGCACTACTCGGAAGTATCGGGTTAACCATCGGAGCCTTCCTGCCCTCATACGTAATGGCTGTTCTGTATGTACTCATGGGGCTTGCAGCACTTGTCTTTTTCCGAATGTCACTTCGGAAGACAGAGGAACAGCATCAACATCTGGCGTGTGCAGAGGCATCATGA
- a CDS encoding helix-turn-helix transcriptional regulator — MEELHNHVRELRARDRLSQAELAKLIGASRQTIALIERGDYSPSVVLALKIAHVFREPVEKIFELKGGD; from the coding sequence GTGGAAGAATTGCACAATCATGTTAGGGAGTTACGGGCCAGAGACCGGTTGTCCCAAGCGGAATTAGCCAAACTCATCGGCGCATCCCGTCAAACCATCGCCCTGATTGAACGCGGAGATTACTCCCCATCGGTCGTCCTGGCATTAAAAATAGCCCATGTCTTTCGTGAACCTGTTGAAAAAATCTTTGAATTGAAAGGTGGAGATTAA